CAATGGCTTTCGATCAGTACGATACGCGATGAAAAGGATATGCTGCTCAATTATATCGGAGTCTTTTCCGATATTTCGGCGGTCAAAGAGAGCGAAGAGGAGTTGCGTTTTCTGGCGCATCACGATGCTCTGACTTCACTGCCGAACCGGGTGTTATTGAATGATCGCCTGGAACACGCTCTGACACATATCAGCCGCAGTAAGCTCAATTTGGCTGTGCTCTATCTCGATCTGGATCATTTTAAGTCGATCAATGACAGCTTCGGCCATCCGCATGGCGATCTGTTATTGCAGGTTATTGCCAGCCGTTTACAGCAAGTGTTGCGCAAGCACGATACGGTGTCTCGTGTTAGCGGGGACGAATTTGTCATCCTTTTGGAGGATCTGCATTCCGCGGAAGAGGCAGGCGTGATCGCCGAAAAGATTCTCGATGCCATCAGTAAGCCGATCATGCTTGATGTAAACGAGGTTACGGTAACGGCGAGTATCGGGATCGCGATGGCTCCGGCAGATTCAAACAGTCCGGTTTTACTGCTGAAAAATGCCGATACGGCCCTGTACCGGGCCAAAGATCAGGGACGGAATAATTTCGAATTCTTTTCAAGTGAGATGTCCGCTTCAAGCTTTGAGACGCTGTTTATGCTCAACGGCCTTTATAAGGCGTTAGATAATGAGGAGTTTGTGGTTTATTACCAGCCTCAGGTGGACATGGTTGAAAATCGGCTGACCGGTGTTGAAGCGCTGGTGCGCTGGAATCACCCGGAAATGGGGCTGGTACCGCCTGATCGGTTTATTCCGCTGGCTGAAGATTCCGGCGTGATTCTCAAGCTGGGTGAATGGGTTTTGCGTACGGCGTGCCGCCAGATGAAAAGTTGGCTCGAGCAAGGCGTTGCGGTTGACTACATTGCCGTGAATATTTCCGGGCGACAGCTGATCGACAAGAATTTACTCAATGTTGTACGTAGCGCTTTGCAAGAAGCGAATATCGACGGGCGTTACATTGAACTCGAAGTCACCGAAACACTGGTGATGAAAGAGACCAGTTATTCAAACGTGATCGATGAATTGAAGGCGCTTGGCGTCCGTATTTCGATCGATGACTTCGGGACCGGCTATTCGTCGTTGGTACGACTCAAATATCTGCCGATCGACAAGCTGAAAATCGATATGTCGTTTATTCAGGGCGTTCCGGAAGACGAAGACGACACCAATATTACCCGTACCATTATCAATCTGGCGCAAGGGATGAATTTGAATGTCATTGCCGAAGGCGTTGAGAGTGAAAAACAGGCCGAGTTTCTATTACAGCAACAATGCCGTTATGTTCAGGGTTATCTGTATAGCCGACCTCTGCCGGCAAAAGAGCTGGAAGTTTGGATGACGCGTTTTCATCAGTCTTGAAAACGCGCAGTTTTCATGTGGCAGGGCGGTTTTTTTACTCTTTATTGCTTGAGTAGCAGATTGCCGGAAACCTGTATCTGGATCTTGCTTTCCCCGGCCGCAACACTGGGCGCACTCATGTCGGATGCCATAGCGGTTTCGGCGCGTGCATAAAGGGCTCTTGCAATCGGAATGTTTGGCGTGTTGATGTGGGTTTCCAGTAACTGATATTCGTTGCTGGCGAATTCGGATGCAATCAGCTGCGCGCGTTTACGGTATGTCTGAATCGCTTTTCGGGTTAATTGTTCGAGAACCGCTTTACGGCGGGTGTCGGATACACTGAATTGCATGGATTTATATTCCAGATGCGGCTGAATTTCATCAAGAACGGCCATTTCCTGCGGACGGTTTTCGAAATGAATGCTTAACGACTGCTGACCGCGCCAGTGGCTGATTAACTGTTTCTGATAGACCGGGTAGATATTGTACTGCGATGTCTGAGCGACAATATCCGGATAGCGTTTTAAAACAGCGAAAGCAGATTTCATTCGTTTGTTGATCTGCTCCGTAACCGCTTGCGGCGTGGCGCCCTGTGCCACATGGCTGAAGGTGATCGACACTCGGTCATTGTCGACGTTTTCACTTTCGGTAATGGAAAAGTGAATTTTGTGTCCGGAAGGTTCCTTGTCACCGGCCAGCGCCGGCTGCATGCTCAGCGTGCACAGGAATAGCGCAAAACTCGATAGCGTGAAAAATAGACTGCGGCGGCTCTGTTTCGTTGGCATGAAACGCTCCTTATGGTTTTAACGGCGGAGATTCACACAGTCTTGCCGGCCGTTTAGCAGGGCAAAAAACGTGCAAAATCCTTATTGAAACGCTTCGATTATAGCGTGGCGGCAAGAGGGAAATGTTATAATTTTGCGCTCTTTGAACGGCCTGGGGCAAAACATATTTTTCGCCAAGGAGGATCGCAATCCGACTGAGCGCTTTGTGGCATACCGCGAAAATTTGCGGATGAAAAGCGTTCCGGCGAGGCCCCGGTCTGTGCTTACAAAAACAAAAGGTTACATTATGTCTATTCCTGAACCGAATTCTATGAGTCCTGTCGAGCGCAGAGCGGCTTTTTCGATTGCTGGAATCTTTTCTACCCGCATGCTCGGCCTGTTTATGATTTTCCCGGTCTTTGCGCTTTTTGCCGAGCAGGAATTCCAGAATATTACCGGTACCCAGATCGGAATCGCCATCGGGATTTACGGCCTGACCCAGGCGCTGTTGCAGATTCCTTTTGGTACGCTTTCCGATAAGTTCGGGCGCAAACCGTTAATTATCGTCGGGATGCTGATTTTTATGCTCGGTTCGGTTATCTGTGCACTCGCCGACTCGATCGAAATGATGATTCTCGGCCGGGCTTTGCAGGGGATGGGGGCGGTGGCCGCGGTGCTGATGGCGTCGGTGGCCGATCTGGTGCGTGAGCAGTATCGTTTGCGCGCCATGTCGATTGTCGGTATGACGATCGGTCTCTCTTTCACCTTGTCTCTGGTCGCCGGTCCGCTGTTGAGCGCCTGGATCGGCGTTCGCGGTATTTTCTGGGTGATTGCACTGCTTTCCTTAATCGGAATTCTACTGGTGATTTTTGCCCTGCCGAAGATCGAAAATCAGGCGTTTCAACGTGAAGCACAGACCGATATGAGTCAGTTTTCGGACATATTGCGCCACGGCCAGTTGTTGCGTCTGGATCTTGGGGTTTTCGTCCTGCACGCAATCCTGACGGCGATGTTTGTGGTGATGCCGCTGACCTTGCGTGATTCCGCCGGATTGCAGGCGGTTGACCACTGGCATATCTATTTGCCGGTCATGCTTCTCTCATTTGTTCTGATGGTTCCGTTTATTATTCAGGCGGAAAGCAAGGGGCGCATGAAACAGGTATTTGTCGGTGCGATTGCAGCCATTACCCTGATGCAGTTGAGTTTTATCGGCTTTGAACAGAGCTTCTGGATGCTGTTTGTACTCTTGCTGATTTTCTTCACCGCGTTTAATCTGCTGGAGGCTTCACTGCCGTCGCTGGTGGTTAAATTATCGCCGGCGGACAAGAAAGGAACCGCCAGTGGCGTCTACTCGACCAGTCAGTTTATCGGTGCGGCAATCGGTGGTGCATTAGGGGGCTATTTTTATCAGCATTATGGTTATAATGGGGTCTTTGTTTTGACCAGCGTATTGGGTATGATTTGGCTTTTGGCGGCGATGACTATGGAGAAGCCGATGCCTTTAAGTATCGCTTCGGTTCCGTTGGGTCGCGTTGATGAGAGCGACGTTGCCGGACTGGAGAAAGCGCTGGCTGCTTACGACGGCATTTACGAAGTCGTCATCCGTCCCGACGAGCAGCGTGCTTATTTTAAAATCGACCGTAAGCAATTAAACGAAGTCACCCTGATCGAATATATTGAACAGAGTTCCGAATCCTTGAGAAACAGAGAGAGTAAAGAGTTATGCGAGGCGTAAACAAAGTCATCCTAGTTGGCACCCTTGGCCAAGATCCTGATGTTAAATATGCCGCCAATGGTAACGCCATTGCAAACTTAAGTGTTGCCACCAGTGAAGAGTGGAATGATAAACAGACTGGCCAGAAGCAGCAGAAAACGGAATGGCACCGCGTAGCGATTTTCGGAAAGCTGGCCGAGATTGCCGGACAGTATTTGAAAAAAGGCTCTCAAGTCTATCTTGAGGGGAAACTGCAGACGCGCAAGTGGCAGGATCAGAACGGTCAGGACCGTTACAGCACCGAAGTGGTTATCAGCGGGTTTGACGGTCAGATGCAGATGCTGGGCGGACGTCAGTCCGATTCGAGCTTCGATAACGGCGGTTATGGGCAGCAGAATCAAGGTGGCGGCTTTGGCGGCGGTGCGCCTATGGGCGGCGGTATGAACGCCAATCAAGGCATGGGCGGGCAACAGGCTCCGCAACAGTCGGCTCCTATGGGACAACAGCCTCAGCAAAACCCGATGGGCGGAATGAATCCGGGAATGGGACAGAACGCCGGTCAACAAACACCGCCTCCAATGGGCGGAAATCGTCCGATGCAGCCGCAGCAGGCTCCTGCTTATGCTCCAAACGATTTTGACGATGACGACGTTCCGTTTTAATCGTCGACTGTTGCTTTCGACGGGAAACTAAAAAAGCCCCTTTTTAGGGGCTTTTTTGTTTGCAGACTGTTTTTAGCGTCGAAAAACATACCTTTTTACAAGGTCATAAGAAAATCATTATGTGTTGATAAAAATTTTATTTATGGCTTTCGATAAAATTGTGTTATCTTTTACGTGTGCGATCCAAAGCATGTTTTTTGTATAAACCTTTATTGTGTAGGGGAGTTGATCTGCGGGTCCACTCCCTTTTTTTTATCCGCAATTCAAGTTATCGGATCTTTCGCCGTTATCTTTCCTACAAGGGAGGCATAAAATGGCAGAAGCAGTAGTCAAATTATCACCTGGTACGGAATTTCTGTTCCGCCAGATGGAAAAGAAAGAGCGCCAGAACGAAGAAGCGCGGCGGCTGCATCATGAATCGACCCAGGATGTCGAGTTGGATTTGGTCGAAGGTTTCTTTCGTCAGATCAAAACGCAAAATATCTTTATTCAAACCGTCGGTATTAATGGTAAAGCGGAATCCACGATTCTTTCCAAAGCGATCTTCAGCATGAATAAGGTGGTTAAAGTCTATTACAGCACCAGCTTTGATGAAGATAATACCGGGTTTATTCGAGTGCGTTCGGACAATCAGCTGCAACAGATTGTGATTGAACGGATGCATGGTTACCGACCTCAGCCGGAAGTTTTGTATCAAAGTGCCGACCAGTGCCATATTGTCCGCTGGATGATTAAATGGTTGATGCCGAGAATCGATTGGCGTAAAACCAAGTTGGCGAATTTGGATTTGTATCGGCTTTTTTCCGAGAAGCGCGAAAAAGATGCGCTGCAGAAAAAACTGGAAGAGGCGGAGGTCGAAGGCTAAGAGCCGTCGCTAAATCTCTGAAGTGGATTAAGGAAGGCATAGCTTTGAGCTATGCCTTTTTTGTTTTTAATGACTGCGGTTTACCGCCAGATCGGCTAGCGATAACAGCGCTTGTTTGAGTTCGCTATCGTCCAGTGATGCCAGTGCCTCTTGAGCGGTCTGGGCTTCTTGGCGCGCAATTTCGTAAGTGTATTCGATTGCGCCGGAGTTCTGGATAATGTCGCTCACCTGGTGCAGCAGGGTGATGCCGTCCGACTCGATTGCGCGACGCACAAGTTCGCGTTCTTCTTCCGTGCCCTTTTGCATAATATAGATCAGCGGCAAAGTCGGCTTGCCTTCGGCCAGATCGTCACCGATGTTTTTGCCCAGTTCTTCGGCATCAGCCGTGTAGTCCAAGGCGTCGTCAACCAGCTGGAAAGCAGCGCCTAAATGACGGCCATAGGCGATGAATGCTTCCTCCAGTTCCGGTTTTTCGGCCAGGATCGGTCCCATCTGGGTGGCCGCTTCGAAGAGCTTGGCGGTTTTGCGGTGAATGACTTCCATATAGCGTTCTTCGGTTGTGCTGGCATCATGCACATTCAGCAGTTGCAGCACTTCGCCTTCCGCGATGACGTTCGTGGCCGCCGACATGACCTGCATAATGCGCATAATTCCCGGCTCGACCATCATTTCAAATGAACGCGAATAGAGGAAATCGCCGACCAGAACGCTGGCGGCGTTGCCCCAGACTTCATTGGCGGTTTTATTGCCGCGTCGAGTGTCGGACTCATCCACCACATCGTCGTGAAGCAGTGTCGAGGTATGGATGAATTCGATTACGGCTGCCATCAGGTGGTGATCGGTTCCTTGATAACCACAGGCTCGGGCGGACAGAAGGGTCAATAACGGGCGCAGGCGCTTGCCGCCGCTATTGATAATGTAGTGACCGATCTGGTTGATGAGGACTACGTCCGAGGAAAGGCGATCCAGAATTAATTGATCAACCGCTTTAATATCATCGGCAATGAGTTTACGAATTTGTTGCAGAGTCATCGGGCCTACTCTCGGTCACCTTTCACTAAAAGCCGCTATTTTAGTATGAAAGTCCGGCTTTAGCCAGTTTTAGGGCATGTCATTGACATCGTTTTCAATGCGGCTTTGATCGATTTGCTATTAAGTCGTAAATTAATACAATAGCTTGGAAAATTTACACGAAATTTCAGATACTTAATGAGTGATTGAGGTTTTTGGGTTGCCTCCTTGACGCCGCTCCGTTCGTTAAAACGTGGTTTTTACCTAATTATCTGAAAAACCTTGAATTTATCTTTGACCTGTAAATCAAAAACTTATATAATCCTGCCTTCGCTGAATAGCGGCTTATTAAAAAGAATTTTAGATATCCGGGAGAGATATAATGTACGCAGTTATTAAAACCGGTGGTAAGCAGTATCGAGTTCGTGAAGGTCAAATCCTACGCATTGAATCTTTGAATGCAGAAGCAGGTGATGCGATTGAGTTTGACGAAGTATTGATGGTTGGTGAAGGTGCAGACGTTAAAGTTGGTGCGCCTCTAGTTGAAGGTGCTAAAGTTGCAGCGACTGTTGAATCAAACGGTCGTGGTAAAAAAGTAACCATCATCAAATTCCGTCGTCGTAAGAACCGCTCGAAAACTAAGCAAGGCCACCGTCAGAACTACACTGAAGTTAAAATCGGTAAAATCTCAGCTTAATGGCTTAGCCCTTAAGCTTGCTTAAAGTAGACTAGTTTTAATTTAAAACGGCAGCTGAATCTGAAGAGGGTTCAGCTCTGTTAACAAAAGGATAGCACCATGGCTCATAAAAAGGCAGCAGGTAGTACTAAAAACGGTCGCGATTCCAACGCCAAACGATTGGGTGTGAAAGCATACGGCGGTGAAGCTGTATCAGCTGGTAGCATCATCGTTCGTCAGCGTGGTACTAAATTCCACGCGGGTGACAATGTTGGTCGCGGTAAGGATGACACTTTATTTGCAAAAGCGGACGGTAAAGTTGCTTTCGTAAACAAAGGTAAGCCAGTACGTACTTACGTAACAGTCGTTGCTGAATAAGTTTTATTTAGCTTTCAACTGCTTGAACGCCCCGCATTGTCGGGGCGTTTTTGTTTTTTAGCAGGAAGTTAGGATTTTGCCTACGCTTAATATGCGGGGGCTCTGCTAAAATAAACCCCATTTGAAATAATCCACACACCAAGAGGATAAACATGCAGTTTGTTGATGAAGCAACCATCTTTGTACAGGCCGGTCGCGGAGGGAACGGTATTGTCAGTTTCCGCCGTGAGAAATACATTCCTTTTGGTGGCCCGAACGGCGGCGACGGCGGCGACGGCGGTGATGTCATTCTAAAAGCCGACCGAAACCTGAATACGCTGGTGGATTTCCGTTATACCAAAAGCTTTAAAGCGCAAAATGGCCAATCCGGTATGGGGCAGCAGAAAACCGGTTCTGCCGGAGACGATCTGGTGATTCCGGTACCGGTCGGTACGGTGGTTTATGATGTCGATGCCGATCAGGTTATCGGCGATCTGACCGAGCACGAGCAGACTCTGATGGTCGCTCAAGGCGGTCGTCACGGTCTTGGTAACGTGCATTTCAAAAGTTCGAAAAACCGTACGCCGCGCCAGTGTACGCCGGGTGAAGACGGCGAAGACCGCAATTTGCGTCTGGAACTGAAAGTTCTGGCGGATGTCGGTCTGCTCGGTTTGCCGAATGCGGGGAAATCGAGCCTGATTTCCTCCGTGTCAGCAGCGCGACCTAAGGTCGCCAACTATCCGTTTACTACGCTTTATCCGAATTTGGGCGTTGTTTCGATTTCACCGGAAACCAGCTTCGTTATCGCCGATATTCCTGGATTGATCGAAGGCGCGGCGGAAGGTGCCGGTCTGGGAATTCAGTTCCTGAAGCATCTTTCGCGTACCGGTCTGCTGCTGCATGTGGTCGATATTGCACCGATGGATGATTCCGATCCGGTGGAAAGCATTCGCGTGATTCAGCAGGAGCTGGAGAAATATTCCGACGAGTTGCTGGATAAAGAGCGCTGGCTGGTTCTGAATAAAATCGATCTGCTTCTGGATGAGGAGGTGGATGAGATCGCCGAGCGTATTCTTAAAGAAACGCAATGGCAGGGGCCTGTCTATCGTATTTCGGCAGTAGAGCGTAAAGGGACTCAAGAGCTGATGAACGCGATTGCCCAACAGCTGCATGAAAACCGCTTGCAGGCTCAGGAAGAGGAAGCGGCGGAACAGGCTCGGGCGCAGAGAGCGCCGGTGGAAGAAGATTTCGATTTCTAATCATTAATCATGTTTCAGGGATAAAAACAGTCGATGCGTCGCGAAGATTTGCAGAATACCCAGCGCTGGGTCGTTAAGATCGGCAGTGCGCTTTTAACCAATGACGGTAAGGGGCTTAATAAGGAGGCTCTGGCGCATTGGATTGAACAGATAGTCGCCTTGAAGCGAAACGGCAAGGAAGTGGTGATTGTCTCTTCCGGCTCGGTTGCCGAGGGGATGCAGCGTTTAGGCTGGACAACCCGGCCTGAAGCTTTGCATGATCTTCAGGCGGCGGCGGCCGTCGGTCAGATGGGATTGATTCAGGCGTATGAATCCAAATTTGCGCGCTACGGAATTCAAACGGCGCAGATTCTGATGACGCACGACGATCTCTCGAATCGTAAGCGTTATCTGAATGTGCGCAGTACCATCCGTGCTTTATTGGAATATGGCGTGGTGCCGATTATCAATGAAAACGATACGGTCGTGACGGACGAGATTCGCTTCGGCGATAACGATACGCTTGGTGCTTTGACTGCGAACCTTATCTCTGCCGATGTTCTGGTGATTCTGACTGATCAGAAAGGGCTTTATAACGATAATCCTCGTACCAATCCGGATGCCGAACTGATTTCAGAGGCGAAAGTCAGTCGTAAAGATATTGAAGCGATGGCTTCTCCTGAAGGGGGCGCACTCGGTAAGGGCGGTATGTATACCAAGGTAATGGCCGCCAAGCGCGCGGCGCGCTCGGGGACCTTGACCTTGATTGCTTCCGGTCGGGAGGAAAATATCTTGGTTAAGCTGGCTTCCGGTGTGGAGTGCGGCACTTTGCTGATTCCGGATGTCGAGCCGATGACGGCGCGCCAGCAATGGCTGGCCGGGCATTTGCAGGCAAAAGGGCGTCTGATTCTGGATGCCGGAGCGGTGCAGGTTCTGAAAAACTCCGGTAAAAGTCTGTTGCCGATCGGTGTTAAGGCGCAGAGCGGCAGTTTCCAGCGCGGTGAAATGGTGATCTGTGTCGATGAATCCGGTAAAGAGATTGCCCGCGGTCTAGTGAACTATCCGGCCAATGAGTCGATTAAAATTCTCGGCCAGCCGAGCCATCAGATCGCCTCGATTCTAGGGTATATGGAAGACGAGTCGCTGGTACACCGGGATAACCTGGTGTTGAGTGAATAAGTTTTGAACATGAAAATGCCGCTATAAAGCGGCTTTTTTATGGGCGCTTGAAACAGGGTTTTGAATTTGTCCGGCTGTGACAATTTAGTCTTGCGGACTCCAGATCGCAACCTGATTGCGTCCCGCTTTTTTAGCTTGATACAGGGCTTTATCGGCGCGTTTATAGATGGTGTGTTCCGATAGGCCGTCGAGATCATGGGGCAACGGGTAAGCGCCGATCGAAGCGGTTACGATCTGCTGCTCACTTTCAGTGGACTGGTTCTCGATATTCAAGCCCTCAATGCTCAGACGCAGTGCTTCCAGAGAGTCGCGAAGTTCTTGCGCGGATAAACCGGTGATGATCAGCGCAAACTCTTCGCCGCCGATGCGGAATGCGAAGGCGCTTTCCAATTGATGACAATATTCTTTAATGCGCTCTGCTAGCTGCTGTAGGACTTTATCGCCGTAATAGTGGCCGTAGCGGTCATTAAGGTTTTTGAATTTATCGATGTCCATCATGACAAGAGACACGCCTCGGGCAATATCCGCTTGTGAATGACGTTTTTCATACAGCACTTTATTAAAGTGGCGGCGGTTATACAGGCCGGTTAACTCGTCTCTGATGGTCATCTCTTCCAATCGTTTTTGCGCCGTGATGTCGCGTCGCGTTGTGCGAACCTGACGTAGCCTTCCAAGCGTACTCATTTCCGGAACGGCGGTAGCGTGAACCCAGAGATCTTCACCGTTCTTTTTCTGCGCAATCAATTCGCCGCTCCAGGTTCTCCCTGTCTTGAGGTATTCCCAGATTTTGTCCGGATCAATCCCCAGTTCATGCGAGTTTTGGTGCATCAGAATTTTATGCGGTTTATTGATGAGCTCTTTTCGCGAATAGCCGGTCAGCGTGCATAAGCTGTCGCTGACCCAGATCATTCTCTGGTTGGCATCGGTAATGGATGC
The genomic region above belongs to Thiomicrorhabdus xiamenensis and contains:
- a CDS encoding MFS transporter; translated protein: MSIPEPNSMSPVERRAAFSIAGIFSTRMLGLFMIFPVFALFAEQEFQNITGTQIGIAIGIYGLTQALLQIPFGTLSDKFGRKPLIIVGMLIFMLGSVICALADSIEMMILGRALQGMGAVAAVLMASVADLVREQYRLRAMSIVGMTIGLSFTLSLVAGPLLSAWIGVRGIFWVIALLSLIGILLVIFALPKIENQAFQREAQTDMSQFSDILRHGQLLRLDLGVFVLHAILTAMFVVMPLTLRDSAGLQAVDHWHIYLPVMLLSFVLMVPFIIQAESKGRMKQVFVGAIAAITLMQLSFIGFEQSFWMLFVLLLIFFTAFNLLEASLPSLVVKLSPADKKGTASGVYSTSQFIGAAIGGALGGYFYQHYGYNGVFVLTSVLGMIWLLAAMTMEKPMPLSIASVPLGRVDESDVAGLEKALAAYDGIYEVVIRPDEQRAYFKIDRKQLNEVTLIEYIEQSSESLRNRESKELCEA
- the proB gene encoding glutamate 5-kinase — translated: MRREDLQNTQRWVVKIGSALLTNDGKGLNKEALAHWIEQIVALKRNGKEVVIVSSGSVAEGMQRLGWTTRPEALHDLQAAAAVGQMGLIQAYESKFARYGIQTAQILMTHDDLSNRKRYLNVRSTIRALLEYGVVPIINENDTVVTDEIRFGDNDTLGALTANLISADVLVILTDQKGLYNDNPRTNPDAELISEAKVSRKDIEAMASPEGGALGKGGMYTKVMAAKRAARSGTLTLIASGREENILVKLASGVECGTLLIPDVEPMTARQQWLAGHLQAKGRLILDAGAVQVLKNSGKSLLPIGVKAQSGSFQRGEMVICVDESGKEIARGLVNYPANESIKILGQPSHQIASILGYMEDESLVHRDNLVLSE
- the rplU gene encoding 50S ribosomal protein L21; amino-acid sequence: MYAVIKTGGKQYRVREGQILRIESLNAEAGDAIEFDEVLMVGEGADVKVGAPLVEGAKVAATVESNGRGKKVTIIKFRRRKNRSKTKQGHRQNYTEVKIGKISA
- the ssb gene encoding single-stranded DNA-binding protein, which translates into the protein MRGVNKVILVGTLGQDPDVKYAANGNAIANLSVATSEEWNDKQTGQKQQKTEWHRVAIFGKLAEIAGQYLKKGSQVYLEGKLQTRKWQDQNGQDRYSTEVVISGFDGQMQMLGGRQSDSSFDNGGYGQQNQGGGFGGGAPMGGGMNANQGMGGQQAPQQSAPMGQQPQQNPMGGMNPGMGQNAGQQTPPPMGGNRPMQPQQAPAYAPNDFDDDDVPF
- the rpmA gene encoding 50S ribosomal protein L27 — its product is MAHKKAAGSTKNGRDSNAKRLGVKAYGGEAVSAGSIIVRQRGTKFHAGDNVGRGKDDTLFAKADGKVAFVNKGKPVRTYVTVVAE
- a CDS encoding SIMPL domain-containing protein (The SIMPL domain is named for its presence in mouse protein SIMPL (signalling molecule that associates with mouse pelle-like kinase). Bacterial member BP26, from Brucella, was shown to assemble into a channel-like structure, while YggE from E. coli has been associated with resistance to oxidative stress.); translated protein: MPTKQSRRSLFFTLSSFALFLCTLSMQPALAGDKEPSGHKIHFSITESENVDNDRVSITFSHVAQGATPQAVTEQINKRMKSAFAVLKRYPDIVAQTSQYNIYPVYQKQLISHWRGQQSLSIHFENRPQEMAVLDEIQPHLEYKSMQFSVSDTRRKAVLEQLTRKAIQTYRKRAQLIASEFASNEYQLLETHINTPNIPIARALYARAETAMASDMSAPSVAAGESKIQIQVSGNLLLKQ
- the cgtA gene encoding Obg family GTPase CgtA: MQFVDEATIFVQAGRGGNGIVSFRREKYIPFGGPNGGDGGDGGDVILKADRNLNTLVDFRYTKSFKAQNGQSGMGQQKTGSAGDDLVIPVPVGTVVYDVDADQVIGDLTEHEQTLMVAQGGRHGLGNVHFKSSKNRTPRQCTPGEDGEDRNLRLELKVLADVGLLGLPNAGKSSLISSVSAARPKVANYPFTTLYPNLGVVSISPETSFVIADIPGLIEGAAEGAGLGIQFLKHLSRTGLLLHVVDIAPMDDSDPVESIRVIQQELEKYSDELLDKERWLVLNKIDLLLDEEVDEIAERILKETQWQGPVYRISAVERKGTQELMNAIAQQLHENRLQAQEEEAAEQARAQRAPVEEDFDF
- the ispB gene encoding octaprenyl diphosphate synthase, translating into MTLQQIRKLIADDIKAVDQLILDRLSSDVVLINQIGHYIINSGGKRLRPLLTLLSARACGYQGTDHHLMAAVIEFIHTSTLLHDDVVDESDTRRGNKTANEVWGNAASVLVGDFLYSRSFEMMVEPGIMRIMQVMSAATNVIAEGEVLQLLNVHDASTTEERYMEVIHRKTAKLFEAATQMGPILAEKPELEEAFIAYGRHLGAAFQLVDDALDYTADAEELGKNIGDDLAEGKPTLPLIYIMQKGTEEERELVRRAIESDGITLLHQVSDIIQNSGAIEYTYEIARQEAQTAQEALASLDDSELKQALLSLADLAVNRSH